From the Bacillus sp. FJAT-22090 genome, the window GCAAATCGACGCTTGCACGATTAATGAATGGTCTTCTATTTCCTCAGTCGGGAAAAGTACGTATTTTTGGGGAAGAGTTGAATGAACACAATCTATGGGAAGCTCGTTCGCAAATGGGAATGGTGTTCCAAAATCCAGACAATCAATTCGTAGGAGCCACAGTTCAGGATGACGTAGCATTTGCATTAGAAAATAACGGTATCCCGTTTGAGGAAATGGTAGAACGAGTAGAAGAGTCATTAGTTAAAGTAAAAATGAAAGATTTTATGAACAGCGAGCCTCATCATTTATCGGGAGGACAAAAACAACGTGTCGCAATAGCTGGAGCAATCGCATTAAAGCCAAAGATTTTATTGCTAGATGAAGCAACTTCTATGCTTGATCCTCAAGGTAGAGAAGAGGTTCTTTCAACCGTACGTCAGTTAAAAGATGAAACCGATTTAACAGTTATATCTATTACACATGATCTAGAAGAAGCATTACACGCGGATAGAGTCATTATGATGAATAACGGTAAAAAATACGCAGAAGGAACGCCTGAAGAGATATTCCAAAAAGGACAGGAACTAGTAGATCTAGGACTTGATTTGCCTTTTGCGATGAATATATCTCGGTTATTACGTTCCAAAGGAATTACACTAATGGCAGACCATATGACAGAAGAAGAGTTGGTGAATGATTTATGGACATCATACTTCAACAAGTAAGCTATGCTTATGCAAAAAATACACCTTTTGAAAAACGAGCGTTGTTTAATGTAGATCTACATATACCTTCAGGCAGCTATCAAGCAATCATTGGGCACACGGGTTCCGGTAAATCAACTATTTTGCAACATTTAAATGCATTACTAACACCTACGGAAGGCTCTATTAAAATTGGAGATGTCGAAGTAAAACCTGAAAAGAAAAACAAACAACTAAGACAAGTTAGACAAAAAGTAGGTATTGTCTTTCAATTTCCAGAGCATCAATTATTTGATGAAACGGTGTTAAAAGATATTATGTTTGGTCCCATGAACTTTGGTGTATCAGAAGAGGAAGCAAAAAGACGTGCAATAGAATTAGTAAAGCTGCTAGGACTCCCTGATGAGGTATTAGAGAAATCACCTTTTGATCTATCAGGAGGACAAATGCGCAGGGTGGCAATCGCTGGGGTACTTGCGATGAATCCAGAAGTATTAGTACTAGATGAGCCAACAGCTGGATTGGACCCAAGAGGACGAAAAGAAATAATGGAATTATTTTATAAGCTTCATAAAGAAAAAGGTTTGACGACTGTTTTGGTAACACATAGCATGGAGGATGCAGCGAGATATGCTGATCGTATTGCTATTATGCATAATGGTAAGTGTGTATTAGAAGGTTTACCAAATGAAATTTTTGATAACGAAGAGCGCTTAACAGATTATCGCTTGGAATTACCTCAAAGTGTTAAATTTCAAAAAAAGATAGAGAAGATGACAGGAAAAAAACTGCCTTCAATATGCTTAACTGAAGAATCCTTGGCAGAAGAGCTTGCGCAAATGATTAAAAAGGAGCGTGAGGTTTAATGCTAGAGAAAATGATATTCGGTCGCTATATACCGGGAGATTCTTTTATACACCGGTTAGATGCTCGGGCTAAATTGATCTTTGTCTTTTTATTTATTGCTATCGTTTTTATTGCGAATAACTGGATTACTTATGGTATTTTGCTTGTGTTTACATTTTTAATTATCCGTATGTCCAAGATTCGCCTATACTTTTTAATAAATGGATTGAAGCCAGTTGTTATACTAATCATTTTCACGTTTTTATTACATTTAATATTTACACGTGAAGGTGACATCATTTTTCACTGGAAGTTTATATCTATTTATGAGGAAGGTTTACGACAAGGGATATTTATTTCTATACGTTTTTTCGTATTAGTAATATTAACATCGATTCTAACGCTCACTACTACCCCTATATCGATTACAGATGCATTAGAGACATTATTGAACCCTTTAAAGAAATGGAAGCTCCCAGTGCATGAATTAGCGCTAATGATGTCAATCTCGCTAAGATTCATCCCAACATTAATGGATGAAACAGATAAAATCATGAAAGCACAAATGGCGAGAGGATCTGATATGACGACTGGAAGTATGAAGGAAAGAATGAATGCCGTTGTTCCACTTCTCATTCCGTTATTTGTGAGTGCCTTTAAACGTGCAGAGGATTTAGCTACAGCAATGGAAGTACGAGGATACAAAGGTGGAGAGGGTAGGACAAGATATCGCAAGTTAGAATGGGAAACGCGAGATACGATTAGTATACTGTCACTTGTTCTCTTAGCTGGAATTCTTGTTTATTTTAGAAGTTAGACGAGGTGTAGGTGTGAGGTTAAAAGCAATTGTCAGTTATGATGGAAGTGGATTTTCCGGGTATCAGGTTCAACCGGGAAAGCGCACAGTACAACTGGAGCTAGAACGTGTTCTTGGAATCATGCATAAGGGAGAATCCGTAAAAGTAGTTGCAAGTGGGCGTACAGATGCTGGAGTTCATGCTACTGGACAAGTTATTCATTTCGATAGTTCGCTAACGTTACCAATGGAAAGATGGCGAACAGCATTGAATGTACAACTTCCAGGAGATATTCGCATTTTATCGGTAGAACAAGTTCAAGATGATTTCCACGCAAGATATAATGCTACAGGGAAAACCTATCGCTATATTTGGTCATTAAATGATGTGCAAAGCCCCTTTGAACGCAATTATTCAGTCCATGTTGAGCGATATAAACCTAATGTGGAGCTAATGAAAGAGGCTGCAGTTTATTTGTTGGGAACGCACGATTTTTCAAGTTTTTGCGCTTCTAATACTAGTGTAAAAGATTTTGTAAGAACTATTCATTTCATCCATTTAGAAGTAGAAAAAGAGTCTAATCAATTGCATATGGTGATTAACGGAAATGGATTTTTATATAATATGGTTCGCATTATTGCAGGAACTTTATGGGAAATTGCAATCGGTAAAAAAAGTGTGGAGGAGATGCGGGACATAGTTAATTCTTGTGATCGAAAGAGAGCAGGAAAAACCGCGCCAGCACACGGTTTATACCTAGAAAATGTGGAGTATTTCTCATGAAACAACTTTTCCAGGTGTTTTTCGAAAAACGCTTGACTTAATCGAGTTTTCGTTATATGATGATGTATGGTATTTTCATTAACCCCACAATATAAGCCCCGAAACTTATTGGTATGAGGATATAGAAAATTATAGATCGATTATGATTGAATTAGGAGGACAAAATACATGCGTACAACATTCATGGCTAAAGGTCACGAAGTAGAACGTAAATGGTTAGTAGTTGACGCTGAAGGCCAAACTCTTGGTCGTTTAGCTTCAGAAGTAGCTGCTATTTTACGTGGAAAACACAAACCAACATTCACACCAAACGTTGACACAGGTGATCATGTGATCATTATCAACGCGGACAAAATTCATTTAACTGGGAACAAGTTAAATGACAAAATTTACTACCGTCACACTCAATTTGCAGGTGGACTTAAACAACGTACTGCATTAGAAATGCGTACTAAGTACCCAACTAAAATGAT encodes:
- a CDS encoding energy-coupling factor ABC transporter ATP-binding protein, with amino-acid sequence MKSEIISLQEVTFTYTEEENIRPAVNNVSYTIRAGEWVAVVGHNGSGKSTLARLMNGLLFPQSGKVRIFGEELNEHNLWEARSQMGMVFQNPDNQFVGATVQDDVAFALENNGIPFEEMVERVEESLVKVKMKDFMNSEPHHLSGGQKQRVAIAGAIALKPKILLLDEATSMLDPQGREEVLSTVRQLKDETDLTVISITHDLEEALHADRVIMMNNGKKYAEGTPEEIFQKGQELVDLGLDLPFAMNISRLLRSKGITLMADHMTEEELVNDLWTSYFNK
- a CDS encoding energy-coupling factor transporter transmembrane component T family protein, with the protein product MLEKMIFGRYIPGDSFIHRLDARAKLIFVFLFIAIVFIANNWITYGILLVFTFLIIRMSKIRLYFLINGLKPVVILIIFTFLLHLIFTREGDIIFHWKFISIYEEGLRQGIFISIRFFVLVILTSILTLTTTPISITDALETLLNPLKKWKLPVHELALMMSISLRFIPTLMDETDKIMKAQMARGSDMTTGSMKERMNAVVPLLIPLFVSAFKRAEDLATAMEVRGYKGGEGRTRYRKLEWETRDTISILSLVLLAGILVYFRS
- a CDS encoding energy-coupling factor ABC transporter ATP-binding protein, with the protein product MDIILQQVSYAYAKNTPFEKRALFNVDLHIPSGSYQAIIGHTGSGKSTILQHLNALLTPTEGSIKIGDVEVKPEKKNKQLRQVRQKVGIVFQFPEHQLFDETVLKDIMFGPMNFGVSEEEAKRRAIELVKLLGLPDEVLEKSPFDLSGGQMRRVAIAGVLAMNPEVLVLDEPTAGLDPRGRKEIMELFYKLHKEKGLTTVLVTHSMEDAARYADRIAIMHNGKCVLEGLPNEIFDNEERLTDYRLELPQSVKFQKKIEKMTGKKLPSICLTEESLAEELAQMIKKEREV
- the rplM gene encoding 50S ribosomal protein L13, with the translated sequence MRTTFMAKGHEVERKWLVVDAEGQTLGRLASEVAAILRGKHKPTFTPNVDTGDHVIIINADKIHLTGNKLNDKIYYRHTQFAGGLKQRTALEMRTKYPTKMIELAIKGMLPKNTIGRQMFSKLNVYAGAEHPHAAQKPEAYELRG
- the truA gene encoding tRNA pseudouridine(38-40) synthase TruA; translation: MRLKAIVSYDGSGFSGYQVQPGKRTVQLELERVLGIMHKGESVKVVASGRTDAGVHATGQVIHFDSSLTLPMERWRTALNVQLPGDIRILSVEQVQDDFHARYNATGKTYRYIWSLNDVQSPFERNYSVHVERYKPNVELMKEAAVYLLGTHDFSSFCASNTSVKDFVRTIHFIHLEVEKESNQLHMVINGNGFLYNMVRIIAGTLWEIAIGKKSVEEMRDIVNSCDRKRAGKTAPAHGLYLENVEYFS